Part of the Methanolobus chelungpuianus genome is shown below.
TCATAGTCCGATGTGGCGATGAGAGTCTTCTGCGAGTGCTTCTGCAGCAGCCCGTCCAGCCCCTCCTCCCAAATGGGCGCCTTGCCTGCATTTATCATTTTCACTTTCTCTTCATCCACATCTATACAGATGACTTCGTGGCCGAGCTCTGCAAAGCAGGCGGCAGAGACCGAGCCAACGTAACCGGAACCTATTATTGAGACTTTCATGTGTGGGATTCTCCTGTGTGAGGATTGTTGTTCTATATTAGGATGGCTAGTTTAAATCAGTTTTAGTTCTCAAGACATACTATTTGTTCTTCCTTCACTGGAGTTTGTTCTACAAATTCATTCCATATGTCTCTCATTTCCTGATCAGCATCAAGTAACTCAGCTAAGTTCTTTGGTGGTTCCACTGGCTTAACTGACCATTTATCTCTATTTTGGGGGTGCGTAACTTTAGAAGGAATCCACAAGTCAGGCAAAAATTTTGCAGCTCTTCCAAAACTCACTAGTTTCAATCTGTTATAATGCTCTTTTGTAAAGTGCTTTTTATGTTCCAGCAATTTGCTATGAAACGCTAAGTTCTGCCTACTGCAAATGTTCTGTCGTCTGACATTCTGCCTGAACTGTTTTATTTCGGCATCTGTCCAGTTTGGATTGATATAGTAATCATTGCCATGATTCTGATCTTTTAGAGGCTTATAATGATCATGCAACTGCTCTAAAGGTCTATTTCTGCAGTCTGAAATCTGCACCTTCCATTCCCAACACTTGATTCTTTTCTGTTCCATCTCTTCAAAATCTAATTTCCAGTTGTAGATCATGAATACCGTAATGTTTTTCGGATTATACCCAGAATCGACCAAAATTCTGATTTGTTTTTCTATTTCTGGCCACTGATCGTATCCCCAATCCCATGCAATTCTTGGATATCTAAACCCCGCTTTCTTAAGCAATGGAACTAAGTGTGGCTTTTGCAAGAGTACTCTTCCATCAAAGCCGCTTTGCGATTCACACCAGCCTATTTTCCTTTCTTTTCTGAGGATGGCTAACTCTTTCAATATGCTTTCTATAAAAGGATTATAAAATAGATTGTTATCGTAGAATACTAAGTTTTTAAGCCCCATCTGAAGCCCAGACTCAATTGTAGACGTGATTTCTTTTTTACCTTTAAACTCAGGTTCAATTTTCCAAGTCCCACAAAATGAACATTTTCGGAAGCATCCACGCGATGAATGGATAATTTGGTAATCTACATGATTATCGCTATTTTTCACAATGTCATACGCTGGGAAAAAGTTTTCTACCTCTTCCTGAACACCTTTTACAGGGGTTACATGATATTTTTTACACTTATATCTGAAATCTTGGTTCTCAAAGTGAAGACTTGCATATATACCACCAACTCTAATTTCAGTTACATCAGGGTCAGGAAAGTGTTCTCTATAGAATTTTACGGCATCCCATACATAATCTGACCAATAAGTAAAAAGGCTTGTAATTTCTATCAAAGAAGGAGTTATAAATTTATCTGATAACTTTTTCCCTCTAATTAAGTCTACTTCAAAATTTTGATTTCTATAATAAGAAGCAAGTTTCAATAGACCTATAGGTAGAAAATTTTTATGATTCTTGCTTTTAGTAGGTATGGGAAAATCGGGCTCTACTAGGAGTATGTTTTTCTGATACATGTTGGGTGTGTTTTTGTAGTAAATACGATTTTACATTTTAGTATCTATCAAAAATCTAATTCTATATTTCGACATAGATTCTTCAGGTGCTTTGCCAAGTTTTTGATTTTATGTTTTTTGTGATTATCTTCCTCTACTTCTAACCTGATTTGCTCTGGGCTTGCATCCCTTAATAAATTGGCAACTTCATCAATTTTCCTGTAAAATGTATCGTCAATTGAAGGATTTCTTGATTTTGCTATTCCTAAAGCAATGTCAAAATCCTCACCGCTTTTTTCAAATTTGGCCCTTGCTTTTTTGTCACTATATATTATGTGTACTTTTCTCATGGCTTGCGCATCAGGAATTCTATCTTCTTGGATCATTAGAGAAATTTTCTTCTTTATATCAGGTTCACTTTTCTTAATGCTGCTTAAGTTTTGATTTTTTTCCAATTCCAAGTAATAACTGAATTTCTTAATGTCAGGTACTCCTTCGGATTTCATAAACTCATATGCACTGATATGCTTTTTAACATCATTTTTGCTTATGTTTGTTAGTTCTGCAATCTCTTCAAATGAATATCCATCTTTTTCTTTCATTCGAAACATATAGGCAGCTTTCTCAAATGGATCCCAATTTTTCTTCCCTTTTATATGTTGTTGGCACAAAAGAGTATTGATCTCTTTATCATTCAAATCTGATTTAATTACTTTGCAACGTATTTTCTGCCATTTTGTAACTTCTGGTTCATTTTTGCTCAAGTAACGATATGCACATAGTCTACAATTTCCTTCCAATACCTGTTGATTATAAACTATTATCTCTTCTTGTAGACCTCCATTTTTCTTAATATCTTGATACAGATCGTGCGTTATATATTCTAAATTTTCCCACATTGCTTTTTGTATTTCCTCTTGTGAAGCATTTCCATACTGCTCTAATAATGAATTAATCCTTGGATTTTGAGGATAATATTCAAGATCTGAAATTTTAACTGATTCGATCTCAAAAACAATGTTTCTTCCGGCTACTGTCAAATAACTGTCTTCAACCACCGTTATTCACCTCTTTTTTCGCAGCTCCTAAAATATATAATAGTTCTGTTTTAGTAAAGTATTCTTTCCCATTAGATAAGTCTTTTGTGTCTCCCTGAAGAAATTGGGCAATCTTTTGTTTTTTATACAGAATTTCATCTATATATTCATCGATTGTATCTTTGGCAAGAAGCTTTATTATCTTGCAAGCTTTTACCTGTGATATCCTATGAATCCTATCCTGAGATTGCAAATAATCAACTAAGTTAAAATTTCTATCTAAATAAATAGCATTATTTGCAGCCGTAAGCGTTAATCCTTCTTTAGCTGCAGCTGGATTCGCTACAAGCACACGGTATTGGAAGTTATTCTGAAACAATGATACAATTCGGCTTCTTTCATCAAGAGGTACTTCTCCATAAATCATTAAAGATCCATATTTTCGATATCTATCCCTCAAACTGTTGATGTTGCCGTTAAAACTGCTCCAGATGATAACTTTTTCATCAGAAGCAATAATTTTCTCTACCATTTTATCAATATGGGTAAACTTTGAAGGTGTGCCAGAAAATGTTGGTACAACAAGTTTCGGATTGCTTGATATTTGCGTCAAACGCAATAGTTTCTTAAGTATGTTTGAAGACTCATCGATTAATGTGTCCCCATTTAAGCTAGATATTTCAAGTATTAACTCATCTCTTAGTTTGATATATACTTGTGATTCTTCAGCACTTAAATTTACATATACATTTTCATATATTTTTTCAGGCAACTCTAGTACTTTTGATTTCAATCTTCTTATCGAAACATGTTCAATTATATCTGACAAATGTTTTAACTGATCTCTGACTGTTTCTAAACTACCGCTATCATTTAATTTCACTTCATATTTTCTTTTAAAGGTGATGTAGTCATCTTGCAATAAGTTCGGATTGAGGAAATAAAACTGTGGCCAAATGTCCATAGGTTTGTTTGCAATTGGAGTTCCAGATATGATAATTCTTTTTTTTGCATAGTCTTTGAGGTCAAGAACTGCATCTGTTATTTTTGCGTCAGGGTTTTTTATTTTTTGCGATTCATCCAAGATCATTGCCAATCGCCGGATTTTCATAAAATCCTTCAGTCTCTGCTTTTCTGAAAAAAGAGCCTCATAGTTTATTATATAAAAATGAGAATACGTCATAAACTTAAACCCTAAATCCTTAGAGGTTCCCTTCAAAATAATAGGTTTTAAGTAAGTATGTTTTAAAATTTCATCTTCCCACATGGGGATTAAATATTTTTTGCATACAATTATTGCT
Proteins encoded:
- a CDS encoding sigma-70 region 4 domain-containing protein, with product MVEDSYLTVAGRNIVFEIESVKISDLEYYPQNPRINSLLEQYGNASQEEIQKAMWENLEYITHDLYQDIKKNGGLQEEIIVYNQQVLEGNCRLCAYRYLSKNEPEVTKWQKIRCKVIKSDLNDKEINTLLCQQHIKGKKNWDPFEKAAYMFRMKEKDGYSFEEIAELTNISKNDVKKHISAYEFMKSEGVPDIKKFSYYLELEKNQNLSSIKKSEPDIKKKISLMIQEDRIPDAQAMRKVHIIYSDKKARAKFEKSGEDFDIALGIAKSRNPSIDDTFYRKIDEVANLLRDASPEQIRLEVEEDNHKKHKIKNLAKHLKNLCRNIELDF
- a CDS encoding DEAD/DEAH box helicase, whose protein sequence is MSKFVFNLSPKTKPFPHQLEAIQFMIGKEYVPLFDEQGLGKTKIVIDSLLEDINNEFIDGAIIVCKKYLIPMWEDEILKHTYLKPIILKGTSKDLGFKFMTYSHFYIINYEALFSEKQRLKDFMKIRRLAMILDESQKIKNPDAKITDAVLDLKDYAKKRIIISGTPIANKPMDIWPQFYFLNPNLLQDDYITFKRKYEVKLNDSGSLETVRDQLKHLSDIIEHVSIRRLKSKVLELPEKIYENVYVNLSAEESQVYIKLRDELILEISSLNGDTLIDESSNILKKLLRLTQISSNPKLVVPTFSGTPSKFTHIDKMVEKIIASDEKVIIWSSFNGNINSLRDRYRKYGSLMIYGEVPLDERSRIVSLFQNNFQYRVLVANPAAAKEGLTLTAANNAIYLDRNFNLVDYLQSQDRIHRISQVKACKIIKLLAKDTIDEYIDEILYKKQKIAQFLQGDTKDLSNGKEYFTKTELLYILGAAKKEVNNGG
- a CDS encoding radical SAM protein; translation: MYQKNILLVEPDFPIPTKSKNHKNFLPIGLLKLASYYRNQNFEVDLIRGKKLSDKFITPSLIEITSLFTYWSDYVWDAVKFYREHFPDPDVTEIRVGGIYASLHFENQDFRYKCKKYHVTPVKGVQEEVENFFPAYDIVKNSDNHVDYQIIHSSRGCFRKCSFCGTWKIEPEFKGKKEITSTIESGLQMGLKNLVFYDNNLFYNPFIESILKELAILRKERKIGWCESQSGFDGRVLLQKPHLVPLLKKAGFRYPRIAWDWGYDQWPEIEKQIRILVDSGYNPKNITVFMIYNWKLDFEEMEQKRIKCWEWKVQISDCRNRPLEQLHDHYKPLKDQNHGNDYYINPNWTDAEIKQFRQNVRRQNICSRQNLAFHSKLLEHKKHFTKEHYNRLKLVSFGRAAKFLPDLWIPSKVTHPQNRDKWSVKPVEPPKNLAELLDADQEMRDIWNEFVEQTPVKEEQIVCLEN